The window CTCGTGAAACAGATAGGCGTCGATACTCGGTGTCGCCACGCCCGTCGAGGACACGAACACCACCGCATCGACATCGTGCGGCGCCAAACCCGCTTTTTCCAAACACGCCGCCGCCGCATCACAGCTCAGGCGGACGGCATGTTGGAGATACAGGCGGTTCTTCTCCTCCCAAGAGGGCGCCGTCGCAAACCACTCCAGCGGCGTGCAAAAATGGCGCTGCTCGACTTGGGCCGACTCGAACACGGCCAGCAGCCGGTCGATGTCGCGAAAGCTCTCGGCAAACAGGTTGCGGGCAAAGTCCCGCGTCTGTTCCTGCGTGATGATGTGCTCCGGCACGGCGGTGCCGACAGAACGGATTACAGGCAAAGGGCATCCTCCTCGGGTCACGAGCCATACTTGCAGCCGTCTACGGTTGGTACAGGATAGCATTTCCAGTTTTCCTTTCCATTATGTGCCACTGCAGCTGCAACCAATCTTGCTGACTGCCGTATTCCTATACGAGGTGACCGCAGATCATGGGAACGTATGAACATAGATTGCAACGAGAATTACACATCTGGGAGCACAGCCTGCTCAAGCCAAGTGGCTTGATCCAAAACATGTCCAAGCGCGTGCAGATGAAGATCAACAACGTGATTCCGGAAAAAGTGCACACGGCGATCACGAGCGCGGTGCGCGGGATCGTAACATCGGTGCTGGTTGGCCTTGACTTCGTGCCCAAGAACCAGCCCCTGCATACCGGGCTGCCGCTGGAAGAACGCGACGTGAAAGCAAAAGCGCTGATGAACACCTACCAGAAGATCGCTGCCGTCGAAGGAGCGGGAACGGGCGCAGGCGGCATCATGCTCGGCCTCGCCGACTTCCCGGCACTGATCGCGATCAAGATGAAATTCCTCTTCGAACTGGCGCATGTCTACGGCTATGACACGAAAGATTTCCGCGAGCGCCTGTTCCTGCTCCACGTTTTCCAGCTCGCCTTTTCCGCCCCTGACCAGCGCGGCGCACTGCTGGCCAAGATCAAGAACTGGGAGCAGGTCGCCGCCGGGTTTCCGCCGGAGCAGAAGTATCTGAAAAATGTGGACTGGGAGCAGTTTCAGCGCGAATACCGTGATGCGATCGACTTCCGCAAGATGCTGCAGCTCGT of the Tumebacillus sp. BK434 genome contains:
- a CDS encoding EcsC family protein, producing the protein MGTYEHRLQRELHIWEHSLLKPSGLIQNMSKRVQMKINNVIPEKVHTAITSAVRGIVTSVLVGLDFVPKNQPLHTGLPLEERDVKAKALMNTYQKIAAVEGAGTGAGGIMLGLADFPALIAIKMKFLFELAHVYGYDTKDFRERLFLLHVFQLAFSAPDQRGALLAKIKNWEQVAAGFPPEQKYLKNVDWEQFQREYRDAIDFRKMLQLVPVIGAAVGAWANYGLLEELGVVAMNCYRLRKIEAQHAKKAD